Within the Rosa rugosa chromosome 2, drRosRugo1.1, whole genome shotgun sequence genome, the region CgagtggagtcgccggcgacgggttttccggtgctgcacagaacctgcagttgcaggtgaggtggctgcccagaaaccggcaaccccgacctcctccgacctcgaacggtGCCCAGAAGCCGTCTGGGATGCTTCCGGCCTCCTTCCGGCCCGATTCGCGCCACCGTCGACGCCTGAGCTGGGCTGCAGCGCCggcgtccgcactttagcgacgtgcagacgtccgcttcagaacccgcctgtatatatatatatatatatatatatttttatttttttttttaaggaagggCCAGAAACGGCTACCCGTAGGCCatgatcattaatgaaaccataaaaTACATGGGGGGGGACATAGTGCCTAAACCCCAAATAATAATAAGCATCAAGAGAATCACCCGAGATAATACCAGGCGTCTCAAATAGAATACATATTCTTAAACtgcaccaattagcgaagagtgcacttctgactactctattcgctttacatgAAATTAGGAAtatatttattttgattttctgATAATGTTAAAATAATGAATCTCACTTGTGATaacatagctgtcatagctaaCCTTGAAGAGCTCAAGCTAGCAACAAtggaggaaagagagagagagaaaagctcGAGCAAAACTTTCAAAACTTTCCAATTAATGCAACACACCGAAAATTCTTACATCAAAGCCTATTTATAGTTAgataaaactctaacaattatTACAactgaaaaacagaaaatacccTAGATAAATCCATGTCAGCATAACAGCATGGCAAGTGACCACTACGTGGAGGACAGCTGTAGACCACAACACTGGTCAAGATCAGGACAGCTCACGTTGACTTGTGTAAGGGTTAACAACTTGATCGAATAAAACGCTATCTTATTAAATTCAATAAATTGAACACTCCATCGTTCAAACCAATACCAACCTGAAAGACATAAAATCATCAAGAATTCAAACAAATACAACCAGTATCATAATGGGGGCAGATAAGCTTCAGTGATCATGTTCCACATGatccttaattaattaatcttgCTGCACACTTTCCTGATCTCTCCTGCATTCCCCGTGAGAACTCCGATCCTACCCATTTTCACCATTGAAACACCAAAATCCTTCAAGAAACTAGCTTTTCCCTTAGGAGTGGCATGGTTTTTAACGTAAGCTTTGGTCTCACTGTCATCAAGAAGAGCTGCATCTGACTGAAAGAGGCCCTTTCTCTTGGTCACAAGAGTATAATAGGAAACGTCAAATATCTTAGAACCCCCGGGATCCATCTCCACGAGAGTTGTTTGGTCATTGGGCTTGCATTTCATCTTCAACCTTGCAATGTAGTTGCTATCCAACCTGGGATCGGTATCGCCCTTTCCGGTGAAGTTGTAAAGACGGTTGTTGAAGGAAGAGCAATGAGACGTCCCAATGGTGTGACTCCCTGAATCGAGTAAATCATATAGTTCGTGAAGTTAATCGAATAATTTTAGTACTACATGTGATCCATTATATATGGTGGCCATGGTTAATTAGGTATACCTGATAGTACGACAAGATCTTTAGCACTCAGACCTCTCTGTGCAAAGTCTGATTGTAGTGTAGTGATGTTTGCAGTAGGTGGTGGGAGATTGCGCAAGGCATCTATCATGTTTGATACATTACCATCTCTTCGTCCAGTTTCAACATCCCAATGTCGTCCCATGTCCTGATTCACGCCAATTAGGTCAATGTTAGGAAATATGGTCAACAATGTATATCAAACTTAAGAAACCAAACGATGATCTGTACTACTTACCGCCACAACCACATCCCTAGCTACAATGGCTACGATGTCAGAGCATGAAACCACCCCAGGGCAAGCTTTTTCCAAAGCAGACTTAACTCTGTCAATGACTTCAAACCCTCGAAGACTTAAGTTTGGAATTGCATCCTTTTCGGCTAGGTTCGTTGAAGAATTCAATAGCACTGAACCGTCGCAACCCTGCATATTCAGAGTATGTTAGCTAGTGGGTCGAAAAATCATGATATAGGGCAAAA harbors:
- the LOC133734592 gene encoding peroxidase 27-like, whose translation is MATSKLIFLLIQGIVLLSVLDFANAQGLKVGFYAKSCPKSEAIVKKVIAQTMAVAPSLAGPLLRMHFHDCFVRGCDGSVLLNSSTNLAEKDAIPNLSLRGFEVIDRVKSALEKACPGVVSCSDIVAIVARDVVVADMGRHWDVETGRRDGNVSNMIDALRNLPPPTANITTLQSDFAQRGLSAKDLVVLSGSHTIGTSHCSSFNNRLYNFTGKGDTDPRLDSNYIARLKMKCKPNDQTTLVEMDPGGSKIFDVSYYTLVTKRKGLFQSDAALLDDSETKAYVKNHATPKGKASFLKDFGVSMVKMGRIGVLTGNAGEIRKVCSKIN